TGACTCCAAGTTGAGGAGTCATAGGCGGAGAAGCACTTTGAGTGGAAAGACGTGTTCGGAGTTGAAGGACTGGTGGTGTAACCAGGTGGAGAAAACCAAGAAGCCATTCTCAAGTTCTGGCTGGAAAAGCGACTGCCATTCATGAAACGTCTCTTAGAAGTTAAGGTGTCATTTTTATGGCAATATAGGAGTTTATTTCCATATCCCTGATAGCAATGGCAAAAACTTTTAGCTACACACAtaattaataaatgcattttatagaTATCGATgtagaacaagacaaaaaaccccacaaaacacaGAAACCCCCAAACAATGACTGACAGTGCCAGAAGGCCTGCAGCGCGCCTGACGCTGCCACCCTGCCGGAGGCATCGCCGAGTGACACTGCTGTCCCCTTGGGCAGACTACATGGCGTGTAACAAGAGCTAGAAGGTGGTCATAGGACTTTGCTCAGTAATTTTAGTCCTGGTTCTTAAAGGGAAATGATTCAGTGTCATTAACAAAAGTTTCCCTTCTCGATGTGATCTataaaacaaccagttagaagGGAATggtgtaatgtgtgtgtgtgtgtgtgtgtgtgtgtgtgtgtgtgtgtgtgtttctactcAGAGTAGAAAAGAACACGAAGACTGTGAAGAAACATGGGGCGACATTTACATCGATGTGAAAATACTGTGTACAATTGTCTCAATGATGCAAACGCGTACACACACCACCAGAGCCTCACtggaaaagttttcaaaatgaaaactgtcAGAATGGTAAGAGGacagataattttctttctctgttttttccaagtgaagttcaTGTCAGTACAGTTTTCCAGAAGCTCTTGAAAAGGTGTATATTAAGTGGCAGTGAAGCAAACATGCATGGAGACATGCTCCCAACACTGCAATCTAAGTGTTTCCTGAGTCCCTGGGGAGGGTCGTAGGTagaggagggaagtgagaagaaaaagagTCTGAGGAAGGGGAGTTCAGGGTGGCAGCTCCCCCCAGCCCACCCGGGGAGTCTCTGTGGATGGCACTGGGCACTCGGGATCCATGCTGGTGGAAGCTTCATGTCATAGCGGGTGTTACATGAGGTGACCACCCCACCTCATTTCCTTTCCACTGTCCCTTGCTGAGCCGTGACACTGCCATGGCTGGGGCAGGCCTGCAGTGGAAGATTTGAATTGAGACTGGCGGCAGGAGATGAGACCGTCATGCTTCTTTCATGCACACACTTGGTTTCATTGACACATTAACCACAGGTGAGGAGGAAAAGGCCACAAGGTGTGGGGTTGGTGTGAGTGGGGGCAGaggaacttaaagaaaaaaaaaaggcatccgcGTTGCAAAGACTTTCCGCGATTCCACACCCACCTCGAAAGCCCCGTCCTACCACAGGAAGTTCGCTGACCATTGGGAGGCATAAAAGAGAGCCGAGAGTGGCGGTACCCACCCTCTCTGCTCAGCCTGTCAGAACCTCAGCCATGAGAACCGTCGTCCTGGCCTTGCTCGCAATCTGCTGCCTCACCGCGTACGTGGTGGAAGGTGAGTCGGGGGTCGCTCCCGAGATGGGAACAGGCAGGTGGGGGTTTGGGGTAAAtctctttacctctctgagtctACGCTTCCTTATGTATAAGTTGAACATGGGAACAGGTATTCTCACCTGGGGTTACAATGAAATGAATCTTAGGATCCCGTACCAGATTTCCTCACAGGGAGTCATGTCTTGGTTACTGTTACCTGTGGCATGGCGGTGGCGATTTTATATGCCTCTGTAGCTTTTGCCCGTTAATATTGGTCTTGATAAATTCTCCAGTTACGTGAGAGCTCACTCACAACGTGGGGGTGAGCTAGAGGGTGTAGATTCTGAAGCCAGTCAATGTTTCCTATTAAAACTGACTGGAAGCTCATACCTTCCTACCAGGCAATCAATATTACCTCCAAGTATGCGGGAGAATCTATGATTGCTGCCCCGAATGTCCCATTTATGGTGAACTTCTTGAGTTTATAAGAGGCCAGTGACAAGTGCTAACAAATAGATCAGTGACTTATACACAGTGAGATAAACTTAGGAGGCACCAGATGCCTCTTAGGTCTACTGAGCCTCGCCTGGGCCTTCGCCCTTATTTCCTAAAGGATTATTTTTCTAACCTGTTGAACTTTATTTCTCCTTGTGTCTCTGGCAGCAACAGAGACTATCCTTTGGGGGTAATTCATGTCGCAGTGAACTCCCCTCTCAACAGCCTAATTTGTAGACTTATTACCCACTTAAGACGAGACTATCTGAACCTGATCACGGATCCCAAGTGGGTCCGTGAATAGAGGAGGCAAAGGCTGGGACTCCCTGAAATTGCGCACTGAATAAAAAGTATTGATGAGACAGCAAAGTTTGAAGCTACTAACTGAGGCACTGTGGCTGGCATTTGGCTGACACGGGCGGCATGCCATTTGGTGGAGACCCCGATTTGGGGACGGGAAATGATGCCCGTAGAGACCGCGGACGACTGCTGGCTGGGCTCCGATTCCCGAGCTTTCTACCTAAATGACCTCCCCGAGTCCCCCTGGGCTTAGCTTCTTACGTGTAACAACAGGGCAAAGCAACCTGGGCTTTGACTCAGCTCTGCAACGTGTGTGCAGGTGATGTCTGTGCCACTGCCACAGACGCACGAACGTGGCTGAGAGTCAGAAGGTTCGGGGCTTTAGGCTCCTGTAGGATTCTCTGGATCTCGGGAATCCATGTTGGATgcttcacagagaaaaatatgGTTTCTTAAGTAGTGAGAGAAACGGAGAAAGGACAAGCAGACTTCCCTCTTTCACTAGGTTCAGAGAGAGTTCAGCGTTGACAATAAACTGGCACGGACGGTGGGTCAAGACTGTGCCAACTGGGTATGGAGAGTGACGGGACGACAGATGAGGAGGAGCAAGGCTAGCAAACACCTCGTGTGTAGTTTCATGTTGGACAAAAGCCTCACTTTTTCCAGCAACACTACAGCTCAAACTTGATCATCAGCAGCTGTTTCCTTAGAAGCTTCTTAGCTGAATCCGTCTCTTCTGCTGAGGAGAAAAATTGGCACTTAGAAACCTTGATTAGGCTTTAGCAAACCCTTACTATGATCAATTCTCCCAAGTTGTTTTCCCTTCTCCGATGTAGGGTGGTTCCCTAACGGGGGAAATTGTACTTCCCGTCGGGCCATTCCCAGCGAGGATGGATACTTGACGAACTCGCTCCTTTCTACAGCGCACGTTTACCGTGGAACACGaggacacatttatttattccataaaaACCAATAGTTAACATTCACTTCCCCAAATTACCCTCTGTCACATCAcccttgttattttatttacagCACTGCAATGTTTAGACTATTTGGAattacattttgtatttatttgtctcCTTGGCTTTCTTCACCAGGCGTGGGGAGTGAAGGCGTGGAAAAGGAAATCTGTATGAGTCTAACCACCCGGCGACTTCCAGTGAAAAACATCAAGAAATACATCTTCAGGGAGGGCCCCATGACGGCAGTGGTGTAAGTTGGTCTCCCCAAAGCTGGGCTGGGTAGAGCACCGTGTGTAGAAATGCTCCTCAGGGATAAGTCAACATGCAGGGAGACCTCAACTTAACCAGCAGCCCCTTTGTTTGTCCATATGGACCATGCCTTAGGTAGCACTAAATGATGATTGTCCTACAAATTTGGCAactaaataaagaatattatcCTCCTTTCTGATTGGCTTAGCAGAAGGATTGGAATGGGAACCAGATGAACGCTGTGGTCAGTTCTGAGGGTTAGGTTTAGAGACGGCTGGCTCAGGTCGGGATttgtcctcctttccccttcctcccttccctcccctcccctcccttctctgccctttccctcccccttctcctcctcccctcccccttctccttctcccctccctcttttctcctcccctcttcccctcttctcccccttcCTGTTCTCTCCCTTCATATGGTGTTTTGGAGTAAAGGATGCCATGTTTTATCAGTTGCCATATCTCAAGAAAATGTGTCAAAAACTAGCCTGCATGGTACCATTCTCTTTACAGGATCCCATTTTCAGAATAGCAGCTCTTCTCAACACATAACTGCCACTTTACCCAAGGAAGTTAAGATAGGGAAGTCACCTTTTGTACAGAAAGTAAGATGAGAATATTTAGACTTGAAAAGGAAGATGGCATGCAGGCCCTGGACTAGATGATGCCAAGCTTCCAGTTTAGTTCTAATATTTGGTAGCTCTACTGAGAAAGGGAGTCTGGGAAGCATGGTGAACAGAGGAGCTGGGTATTACCTGGAGGTTTTGCTCCTTTATGTTAAAATAGATTACAGAAGAAAGGTTTTCATGTATGGTCTCGTGGTTCTGAAAGACCAGTTTGTCCCGTGGTCCCGTGATTTCTGCACAAGAGCTCTTATATTTGGTCTGATCTTAACTCCTGCTCCCAAGCCTTCTAGGATGGGACTGACTTCCCCTGTCTTTTACTTACCTTGCAGATTTATTACCAGACGTGGCTTTAAGATCTGTGCCAATCCACAAGCTGACTGGGTGAAGAAAGCCGTTGCACATGTGGACAACAGAAATAGCATGAGCCAGACCAAGCCTACAGGACCCCAACAATCCACCAGTACACCTTTTGTGTAGTTTCATGTTTGAAAAAAGCCTCACTGAGTGGGTCGTGGCCTTCCGGCTCCCTGTCCCCTCACCAGCCAGCCAGCTGATTTCCCTTTACAAGCTCATGGACTAATTAAATTATACTCACGTTTCCTGCAAGTGCTGCATGTGTCgaattattttcttgtatttttacttttcatgtcTTTCATCTTCATTTAGATGctctaattaataaatatttattattaagacTAGTCCAACCGTCTATTCATTGCCGATCGGGAAAGGTAATCTATCatttatgttctgtttctgtCCCAACTGTATCTCCCTTTGATGGTACCCATGATGGGAGAGGTTTGGGGCAGTGTTTTATCAGAGATGCCGAGCTGTATTCATGTTCTTAGGTTCCAGGTTGAAATGGTTCTCTACCCATGAGTCACAGGTGACAACTGTGACAGGGGCAAGAGTTCAAGATCTAGTTCAACCTGTCTTCATAAGGCAGTTCTGTTTATGGAATAAGGGAAGAAATCCAACTGTCTTCAGGTTTCCGTTCCGAGTGTCCACTCCTCAAAAAGTGGCTTTATTCAAGGTTGATCTCAAACAACGTCTCTTACCTCTTGTGTTTCGTTTCATCTcccatggaaggaaaaaaaggagagggcTTGTCAATTCTTTTACTTGTCAAGGTAGCAAAGGTCAGACTTTTGGCAGAAAAGAtgctttattcaaataaaaaccaatgCCCTTTGAAACTGGGCTATTATCTCGCTGCCTTTCTATGATTTCTGTAATTGTTGCTGCTCTAGTTGTCATCCATGTCATGCTTTTCTGCCAGTAAGCTTCTCACACCCTACCTGTGTCGCCTGGGACATGTCTTGAGTGGGATCACAATTTGCTGTTGAGTTTTAACTAAATGCCCATCCGGCCACTCAGACTCGGGCTGTCTGGTGGTGTTGTTAGATTGCTGATTTGGTTCACGTCGATGGCGCTCCTCTCCAGGTAGCTGGTGATGTACATAGACCTCCACGGCTCTCTGACTCTATATAGTCAGCACTGACCAGGGTTTGGTCGTttcaagggaagagaaaataccGCGGTCTAGTTTCGAGGGGACACTTGGCAGTGCCAAGGTCTTTTGCAGGGTAGCTGAGGGCAGCCCGCTGTGAGTCGTCTTTCTAGTGACCCCGAGTGGACACCTGCCTTAAAAGCTGCTTTCTCGCCGAGGGTGGGGCATTCTCATTGCAGTTTGCCCACAGTGAGATTCAAAGCTGGTCTTCAGGAAAATACAAACTTACTCAGAAGACGTATGAGGGGTGAAGCAGAGCCGTCATACAAGATGAAAAGGATGGTTTCCTGGCTGAACGTGGTGTTTGTGTTTCCCAAATATCTCCCAGACCCTCGGTATTTTCATGAGGTAACGTGATACGTGGAAGCGAGTGGGTGTGTGTATCCTGTTAACTTACCACATTATCGGAGGTGACGCTGTGTGACACCAGGGGTTTCAACCAAAGAGCGTGCGTGACTTTGAACTAACGGACTGGATGTTTTGAATGCACGTAGGTAAGACCTGAGTCTACTAACTGTACCCCTGTGGTTTACTGGGTTTCaatttaattcaaagaaataatttaagaaaaagacctggaaatattattgttttagtGGCCGTGAGTCCTCCTTGATGTGCCTGTGGCATCTCGTATACTTACCTTTAACCTGAAATGTATCCATTTGTATGGGAACGGCTCGTTTGCCTGTCTGTACCTTTGCCCCCTCCTGCAATTAGACCGGAAGCCGCTTGTGTGTATTAGTATTTGTTATTTATcatacttttaaatgtattggggtaacattggttgaTAATATATAAATTGCAGGTGTCCATGACCTTTGAATACTTTGGCGTGTGCTCAGCACCcagagtctagtctccttccgCCACCAGGTACGCGCCAGGAGCTGAAGCTGCAGCAGCGAGCAGAACACAAGCCCCCTCTTTCATGGAGCGTACGGGCCGCTAATATGcgccttctctttctttttccaggaGTCTTCGTCTACTCGCTTGACCGACAGAGGCCTGTTGTCAGCCTGATGCAGCGGTCCAGGCGCCCCGTTGGACACGGGGTGCAGTCGTGGCACCCGAGCTGGTCCGGACCTCCAGCGAGCTCACACAAGTAAGTGGACAATTCCGGCATAGTGTCACATGTGTGACCACAGGGGAAGTGGAGAGCGTGAGGTGTGGACACACAGGAGAAGACCTGCCCAGGTCTTAGCACGTGTGGGGGTCAGGACAGCCTTCCCGTTGGAAATAGCCGGTACCCCGAGACCTGAAGGGGCATCAGAGTCATGCAGGGGCTTTTGGTGCGTTCCAGGCAGCACACGGAAAGGACTGCAGGTGAAAGAAATTCGATGTGCTCAGGAATGAATGCAAGAAAAGTTGACCTTGAACGATGCAGAGGTTAAGGGCACTGACCCCTGTGCAGTCCAgaatccacgtataacttttgactgcCCCAGACTGAACTGCTAGCCTGCTATACCAATAACACAAACAGTTAACATGTGTTTTGTGTGTCGTATGTATTATCCactgtattcttacagtaaagtaagctagagaaaagaaaatgttgagaaggcacaaggaaaatacatttacagtacttaTTGAAAAGAATCCGCGTATAATTGGACCCGCGCAGTTCAAACTCTTGTTGTTCCGCGGACAACTGTAGTTGAACGTGACCAAGGAACAAAGCAAAGGTTAGACAACAAAGGGAGGGGGCAAACGGCACAGATTAGTTGGAGGAGCTGTCACCAAGGGCGTTGTCTGCCAGATCGAGGAAGGGGCTCTTCACCTTCAAGACTGGGAATGACCCTGGTTGCCAGGTGGAAAATGGGGTGCACAGGCTGAGATGGGGGCTGGGAAACCACGCGGAGCCCAGGACCTGGTGGCTCTGGACCTGGTGACTTTTGAACTCGGCCTGGCATGGGGGGGCCCGGTTTTTCTTTCCTCACGGGCCTTTTCTGCTTTGCGGGGGCTCCTGTTAGCGGAGCACAATTGCCTGAGGGTGGCTCAGCCGTACGTGCCACGTGCCTCAGGCAGCAAGTCCATTCACGGGTCCATGGCTGTGGGATACCAGGGCGGGGATGGGAACAAACTGCATTTATGGGACTCGCCTTCCCATTTGCGTTAGGTATTGGCTAAGCTAAGGTTGGGCCTGGGGGACCAGGATTGGAGCCAACCACCACGAAGTAGGAGAAGGCCGAGTTGAGAAGCAGTGAACTTGACCTCCGTGGGGTTTTAGAGGCCCACAGACCAAGCCTTTTCTGATGTATTCAGTTTCCCGAGTACTTGTTGAGTGCCTGCCGATGGCAGGGGGCACAGGACCCAGTCTGCTGTCACCAAGCACGTGATCTTGTGGGGAGACAGTCACCAAAGCCAGTCCCGTGTAGGTGTTCCAAGTGGCTCAGCTCAGGCCTGCCCTCCTCTCAGAGGCCGTTCAGATGTCACCAGCCTAGGTAACACCCCTCTCCTGTACCTATTCAGCCCCCCGAGCTTTCCTCTATTATTGCTCCGCTCACCGTGAAACGCAacttacctatttatttatttacattttctgtctgtcttagtGGTCGGGGTGGGGACTGTGCAGTGGGTCCCTGGTACCTGGAACTTGGCCTAGAGCCTGGGGCATCACAGGCCCAGTATCCTTTTGGGGAGTATATACTCCCTGCACGTGTCACTACTCTGGCAGGTGTCCTAAAAAGCTATAGGAATACAGAAGAGAGAAGACCTCAGCCTGCCCCGTGAAAGTCAGGAAAAGCTGTGCAGAAGATGTGACGTAGCAATGGCGCCTTTAAACCTAAGAAGGGGGTTGTGAGGAAGAGAAGCTGGGGCAGCCACTCCTGCCAGAGGGAACcgcacagaaacagaaaaatcagggCGTGCTGAGGGCAGCTGTCCTTCCTGGGACAGCTGGGGTGTCACAGCGGAAAGGAAGCGGGGGCGGGACCGAGAAGGCCCTGTATGCCGTGCCGAAGGTAGGATGTAAACAGAGGGACCCAGGGAGCAAAATGATCAGATCTGAGGTTTAGGACCCAACTGGGAGGCGCACAGAACACGGTTGAGGGTGGAGGGGGCTGGGAAGGCGACTGTCACATCAGCCCAGGCTGCCGGAGACGGTGGCCTGGATTAGGTGGCCAGGGAATAGGAGCTGGGGGCCCGACACAGAATTGGAATGGCTTGGTTATCAGCTGGATGTGGGCATGAGCCGGTTGGAGGCATTGAGACCCCACTGGGGTGTCCAGCGTGGGAGACCTGGTGAAGACACAGCCCCGCTGATTGGTGAGATTTCAGTCTAATTTCTGGTGTGGTTACTAATAGATCCCCCAGAAAGAAGCATCAAGGAGAAGTAGataaagcagaaggaagaggccTGGAAAAGTAGAACACTGGTTATAAGTCAGCCTTAATACTCAAGTCACTCAGGCAAAAGCCCAAACTACATTCTTATTCCCTTTTGACAGACAATCTTTTTCTGTGGATGAGATAAAAATAAGGCTGAGTATCTGTGCAACACTTTATACcccttggggggtggggtgggggaggtaagGAATAAATGGATACAGTATCCACTGAGTGAGTCACCAGTGTTATTTTAAGAGGGATTTGTCACTTGGCAGTGGGAGGCAGAAGGGAGATGAATCCgtaatgagagaaaaagagaaatgaggtgAAAGAAAAGGTTTTGAGTGAGAATTACGGGTCATGCTAAAGCATAACTGCGAGGTGGGGTTTGATGAGAGAGGGTAAGAGGCTGGAGggagtttttctttctgtgggaGGAACTAGTAAGAAGTGGGTGCCACTGCTGAGGGCAGACGGTCAGAGGAGTGACCTGGAGGTGTTGTTTCGGAGGCGAGCATGAAATTTGGAGGAATCTGAGCTGGGAGAaagcccctcctccccacctccttccaaAAGAAATGTCAATCAAATACAAGGGATGTAGGTCAATTTCCTGCCACACTGTGTTGCCTAGAGTAATTGCTAAGGCTGTGTCATCTGCTTCTTCCCGAAACTTGTCATTTCTGTCATCAAGGTGAAATTGCTGAATCGGTACGTACTTGTGAAAAGGTTCGCATTCTAGAGTAAGGAAACAAAAGACCCCATGGCCAGGCTGAGCTGATCTTAAGCAGAGCTATCAGATGTTCTATCAGGGAAACTGGCCTTCCATTTCTGAAGATGGGGTGGGCGTTTGGGGGTGGAGAGGCGGGTGGGTGAGGGGAGTGTGGGCAGAGTAACCCatcatgctctctctctctctctctctctttctctctcggtAGATACTGGGGTGGCAGTCAGGAGCCATGGCTCTGCCTGGGTTTGTATCTTGGCTTCAGCACTCACTCTCTAGGTGACTGTGGGAAAAGCCCTCAATTTCTCTGTGCCTTAAGGTGGCCTCACTtataaaattgcaataataataGTGCTGAGCTCATTGGATTATGAGGAGGGTTAAAGCGCTTAAAACAGAGGCTGGCACATCGTGAAAGCTCCGTGGTGTTTGCTGTTATTGTCCCTAGTCGCTAGGGACAGGGATAGGGTGTGGGAAAATGGAGGGCGGGTGGAAAAGGAAGTAGATACATTGGGGATCAACAAGGTGTCCTGTGAGCTGACATTTACTGGTTGAGACCTGTCTTCATCATTGAGGCACAACTGGGTTTAACTGtctatattttcttaataattgcATCTAACTCATGAAATCATAGTGTCCTATGGAGTGCTTGTACCAGGCGTCGACATTGAAAAAAACGGATCCTATGGTCACCTGTGTTTAGGAAATGATCGCGCCATTTCCCTTCCTCTCGGAAAGGCACAGTGATGTAGTACATCAAAGTCTCCGCAAAGTACTGTGAAAAGACCTCACTTAGCTCAGTGTTTTGTCCAGTCAACCCGAGTACACGATTCCTTTCCATACACCATTTATCAACCTCCCGGGAACACCAATTAAacataaattctttaaaacattggAGACGAAAAATCGGTTCAGAGCCATAAATCTTGAAAGTACAGGCTACAGTCTGTCAATAGCATCAACACAACCAAAAAGAGGAACCTAACTACTCCAGGTCCTCTCACTTATCTCTAACCTGTTGAAGTGTAGAGTCCCGTTTTGGAAATGTCTGTTATTCtgcagtgtgtgagtgtgtgtgagtgtgagtgtgtgtgagtgtgtgtgtgtgagtgtatgtgctGTGTGTATATGAGGTGCTCACAGTCTCTGTGGTTCCTTTATATTGTTAATTAACAGGGTACCCCTGAAGTACCCACGTACCAGTGCtcattgaatacctactatgaaTGAGATGTCACACTAAGTACGGTGGGGCCAAAGTAGAATGTTGAAGGATTTTAAACTTTCCTCTTTCGGTCGCTTTGCTTATACTCTTCATTATAACTGGAGAGCGCCTAGCAGGACACGTGGTCCTGTCCAAAACGTCCACAGACCAAATGTCCACATGGAAAGTGCTTGAAGATGAGCAGAACCATGAACAAGTTGTCAGCGAAGCTTTGGTGGTCACACCCAAATACGGCCACCAACCTCTCAACCATACTGACAATCAAATTCGTATCACCAGAACCGTTCACAGATAGAATGAATAGAAAGTCAATGATCGGGTTGGTGCATACGTGAGAGCAATTGCTCATGGACTTCAGCGTAAACGTGTCACACTTCATGACGAGGAAGAACAAGCAGTCACACGAGATACAGGATTCCTCATGAATTACAAGAAGAACAATGTCCATGCAATTTGAACGAGGTTCAGTGTTTGTATTGCTATTCCATAACAAATCACAAACCATCTATTTCTGTGGACATTTTGGTGTGAGTCAGATGTCACAATGGacgttttggacaggaccaaatgttcACTAGTCTAAGAGTGACGTGCTGccacctctttcttccttctccagttATCAGTGTCCCTCTCAGATGCCACCTTCCCCAAGAAACCTTCCCTGTCCTTCCAACCGGATCTCATCTGTGGTGTCTTAGACCTCCTGGCCTTTCTTACAGCATTCGTTTTACTCTGCCCTGAGTTGTAGATGTTCGTGAAGTTCTTATTCCTTAAAAAGGATCCGCAGGTCTTGGCAGCATGTGTCTGTGTTTTATTCATCCCTGGATTTCCTGTGGCACCAATAGCAGGCCTTTCCTACAGTCTGTGCTCCACACACAGTTGCTGAATTTGAAGATACAGTCCCTGTTACTTATGTCAATCAGATTATAGTTGTGGGACTGTATAAGGACAGCAGAAGGTGGAGGTCACTGGTCGTCGCCTACTGAGTGGAATGGACTAAGATGAGAGCATGGTTCCTTCGGAGCATTGGCTCCCACTGAGTGGCCATGGCTGCCTGACTTTCTCTGTGGGGTGATATCTTAAGGCTCCTTCCTGGCCCGGTGGGAAGAGTGCCATGGTCAGTCAGCGATGCCTGCCTGGTGTTCTAGCCCACCGGCGGCCTGCAGCTAGATGAGCTGGTGACGGACgtggggctcagagaaggagCAGGTCACTGTGGGATGACTGGGGTCGCTCAAGAAATT
This DNA window, taken from Rhinolophus ferrumequinum isolate MPI-CBG mRhiFer1 chromosome 22, mRhiFer1_v1.p, whole genome shotgun sequence, encodes the following:
- the XCL1 gene encoding lymphotactin; translated protein: MRTVVLALLAICCLTAYVVEGVGSEGVEKEICMSLTTRRLPVKNIKKYIFREGPMTAVVFITRRGFKICANPQADWVKKAVAHVDNRNSMSQTKPTGPQQSTSTPFV